A genomic stretch from Angustibacter sp. Root456 includes:
- a CDS encoding pentapeptide repeat-containing protein: MTGSLSLRPDCSACTALCCVATVFTVSTDFPIEKPAGTPCPNLREDYQCGVHDRLRPLGFRGCSVFDCFGAGQHLTQHTLPGHDWRDPQQAATVFAVFSVLRGLHELLWHLRQATASVDSSDAPSALRARVESSTADVERLASLDADALLSLDAEGGHGAVAALLRDVSAHVRTAGGPAGPDLHGADLMGRDLRRRDLARATLRGAYLIASDLRGAVLDRTDLLGADLRDADVRGADLSRSLFLTPMQVNAARGDASTRLPDELRQPAHWGR; the protein is encoded by the coding sequence CGACTTCCCGATCGAGAAGCCGGCTGGCACGCCGTGCCCGAACCTGCGGGAGGACTACCAGTGCGGCGTCCACGACCGCCTGCGCCCGCTCGGGTTCCGCGGCTGCTCGGTGTTCGACTGCTTCGGAGCCGGCCAGCACCTCACGCAGCACACCCTGCCCGGCCACGACTGGCGCGACCCCCAGCAGGCGGCCACCGTCTTCGCCGTCTTCTCGGTGCTGCGGGGGCTTCACGAGCTGCTGTGGCACCTGAGGCAGGCGACCGCGTCGGTCGACTCGAGCGACGCGCCGTCCGCCCTCCGGGCGCGCGTGGAGTCCAGCACTGCCGACGTGGAGCGCCTGGCGAGCCTGGACGCCGACGCCCTGCTCTCGCTCGATGCGGAGGGCGGACACGGTGCGGTCGCTGCGTTGCTGCGTGACGTCAGCGCGCACGTGCGCACCGCGGGCGGCCCCGCCGGGCCGGACCTGCACGGCGCCGACCTGATGGGACGCGACCTACGGCGCCGCGACCTCGCCCGGGCCACGCTCCGCGGTGCCTACCTCATCGCCAGCGACCTGCGCGGGGCGGTACTCGATCGCACGGATCTGCTCGGCGCCGACCTGCGTGACGCCGACGTTCGAGGAGCCGACCTGTCGCGGTCGCTGTTCCTCACGCCGATGCAGGTGAACGCGGCGCGCGGCGACGCCTCCACCCGGTTGCCCGACGAGCTGCGGCAGCCCGCTCACTGGGGGCGCTGA